One Bacteroidales bacterium DNA window includes the following coding sequences:
- a CDS encoding RNA polymerase sigma factor — MERSHEEDLKLLSGCLENDRRSQKQLYRKYFKAMFQICLSYSGDRVEAKDILQEAFIKVFINLENFNSKNSLEGWIRRIVTNTAIDYFRRRERLVFKDEFPDEPDDEESGSFSFQDLTDDIVVYYIKQLPDGARVVFNLFAVEGLSHKEISKKLSITEGTSKSQYKRARNLLKNWLNEYILSKQ; from the coding sequence ATGGAAAGGTCACATGAGGAAGATTTGAAATTGTTGAGCGGTTGCCTTGAAAATGATAGAAGGTCACAAAAACAGCTATATAGAAAGTACTTTAAGGCCATGTTTCAAATTTGTCTTTCCTACAGTGGCGATAGAGTTGAGGCAAAGGATATTCTGCAGGAAGCTTTTATAAAGGTATTTATCAACCTTGAAAATTTTAACTCAAAAAATTCGCTGGAAGGTTGGATAAGGCGTATTGTTACTAATACAGCTATCGACTACTTCAGGAGGAGGGAAAGACTTGTTTTTAAAGATGAGTTCCCTGATGAACCTGACGATGAGGAAAGTGGTAGCTTCTCATTTCAGGACCTCACAGACGACATCGTTGTATATTATATCAAACAGCTACCGGATGGTGCAAGAGTGGTATTCAATCTTTTTGCCGTTGAAGGGCTCTCTCATAAAGAAATTTCAAAAAAGTTAAGCATTACAGAAGGAACCTCTAAATCTCAGTATAAAAGAGCGAGAAATCTTTTGAAAAACTGGCTTAATGAATATATACTCAGCAAGCAATGA